In the Leifsonia sp. 466MF genome, one interval contains:
- the dnaJ gene encoding molecular chaperone DnaJ produces MADHYEVLGVERDASPDEIKKAYRRLARELHPDVNPSAEAQERFKLVTHAYDVLSDPQQRQQYDLGGSGGFGGGAGGADFAGFSDIFETFFGGGGGASRGPRSRRERGQDALLRVEVDLDEVIFGTHRDLEVDTAVVCETCNGSCCQPGTQPVTCDICHGTGSIQRSVRSLLGNVMTSSPCGTCRGYGTVIATPCVTCQGQGRVRARRTVPVDIPAGVDTGLRLQMPGSGEAGPAGGPNGDLYLEIKVKHHDVFSRDGDDLLCTLELSMTDAILGTTATVKALDGEIRLELKPGTQSADIITVKDRGITHLRGTGRGDLRVGIQVVTPTKLDHKEKDLIKKFAAAHKGPEPSLARFQQGLFAKLRDRFLNL; encoded by the coding sequence GTGGCCGACCACTACGAAGTCCTCGGCGTCGAGCGCGACGCCAGCCCCGATGAGATCAAGAAGGCCTACCGCCGGCTGGCGCGCGAGCTCCACCCGGACGTGAATCCCAGCGCCGAGGCGCAGGAGCGCTTCAAGCTCGTCACGCACGCGTACGACGTGCTCAGCGACCCGCAGCAGCGGCAGCAGTACGACCTGGGCGGCTCCGGCGGCTTCGGTGGAGGCGCTGGCGGAGCCGACTTCGCCGGCTTCAGCGACATCTTCGAGACGTTCTTCGGCGGAGGCGGCGGTGCGAGCCGGGGTCCCCGGTCCCGCCGGGAGCGCGGACAGGACGCCCTGCTGCGCGTCGAGGTCGACCTCGACGAGGTCATCTTCGGCACCCACCGCGACCTCGAGGTCGACACGGCCGTCGTCTGCGAGACCTGCAACGGCTCGTGCTGCCAGCCGGGCACGCAGCCGGTGACCTGCGACATCTGTCACGGCACGGGCAGCATCCAGCGCTCCGTCCGGTCGCTGCTCGGCAACGTGATGACGTCGAGTCCCTGCGGCACCTGCCGCGGCTACGGCACCGTCATCGCCACGCCGTGCGTCACCTGCCAGGGGCAGGGTCGCGTGCGCGCCCGTCGGACCGTCCCGGTCGACATCCCCGCGGGCGTCGACACCGGCCTGCGGCTGCAGATGCCGGGCAGCGGCGAGGCCGGCCCGGCCGGCGGCCCCAACGGCGACCTCTACCTCGAGATCAAGGTCAAGCACCACGACGTCTTCAGCCGCGACGGCGACGACCTGCTCTGCACGCTGGAGCTGTCGATGACGGATGCGATCCTCGGAACGACCGCGACAGTGAAGGCACTCGACGGCGAGATCCGACTCGAGCTCAAGCCCGGCACGCAGTCCGCCGACATCATCACGGTGAAGGACCGCGGGATCACGCACCTCCGCGGCACCGGCCGCGGCGACCTCCGGGTCGGCATCCAGGTGGTCACTCCGACGAAGCTCGACCACAAGGAGAAGGACCTGATCAAGAAGTTCGCCGCAGCCCATAAGGGTCCGGAGCCGTCGCTGGCCCGGTTCCAGCAGGGGCTGTTCGCGAAGCTGCGCGACCGTTTCCTGAACCTCTAG
- the hrcA gene encoding heat-inducible transcriptional repressor HrcA: MVSERSLEVLRVIVQDYVASREPVGSKSIVERHSFGVSAATIRNDMALLEEEELIAAPHTSSGRVPTDKGYRLFVDHLAEMRPLTSAQRTAIETFLGQSVDLDDVLSRTVRLLSQLTNQVALVQYPSVARSRIRHIELVALASHRLLSVLITDSGAVEQRVIELPTDLSDEDVAEIRGAINGAAAGLTLAEAATRLRELPDALTERTRALVEPVASALLDQIAANRQEKLVMAGAANLVRTELDFPGTITPVLEAIEEQVVLLRLFDEMATDQHGVAVSIGRENAGFGLTEASVLSSGYSAAGSDVARVGLLGPLRMDYSGNMAAVRAVARYLSRLLGDQ; encoded by the coding sequence ATGGTCTCGGAACGCAGCCTCGAAGTGTTGCGCGTCATCGTCCAGGACTACGTGGCGTCGCGCGAGCCGGTCGGTTCGAAGAGCATCGTCGAGCGCCATTCCTTCGGAGTGTCCGCCGCGACGATCCGCAACGACATGGCGCTGCTGGAGGAAGAGGAGCTGATCGCGGCTCCGCACACGTCCTCCGGGCGCGTCCCCACCGACAAGGGCTACCGCCTCTTCGTCGACCACCTGGCGGAGATGCGGCCGCTCACCTCGGCCCAGCGCACCGCGATCGAGACGTTCCTTGGCCAGTCGGTCGACCTCGACGATGTGCTCTCGCGCACCGTCCGGCTGCTCTCCCAGCTGACCAACCAGGTCGCGCTGGTGCAGTATCCGTCGGTCGCGCGCTCGCGCATCCGCCACATCGAGCTGGTCGCTCTCGCCTCGCACCGCCTGCTCAGCGTGCTCATCACCGATTCCGGCGCCGTCGAGCAGCGCGTGATCGAGCTCCCGACCGACCTGAGCGATGAGGATGTGGCCGAGATCCGCGGCGCGATCAACGGCGCTGCGGCGGGCCTGACCCTGGCGGAGGCCGCCACCCGGCTGCGCGAACTGCCCGATGCCCTCACGGAGCGCACGCGCGCCCTGGTGGAGCCCGTGGCGAGTGCGCTCCTCGACCAGATCGCGGCCAACCGGCAGGAGAAGCTGGTCATGGCAGGCGCGGCGAACCTGGTGCGCACCGAGCTCGACTTCCCCGGAACCATCACCCCGGTCCTCGAGGCGATCGAGGAGCAGGTCGTCCTGCTCCGGCTGTTCGACGAGATGGCCACCGACCAGCACGGCGTCGCCGTCAGCATCGGCCGCGAGAACGCCGGTTTCGGGCTGACGGAAGCATCCGTGCTCTCCAGCGGTTACAGTGCGGCGGGATCGGATGTGGCCCGCGTCGGGCTCCTCGGACCGCTCCGCATGGACTACTCGGGCAACATGGCCGCCGTCCGCGCGGTCGCCCGCTACCTCTCCCGGCTGCTCGGCGACCAGTAG
- a CDS encoding DUF4870 domain-containing protein: protein MTDPNQPTDPAGGVPPQQPGGVPPQQPYSNVPPQQPYGQPAGQQPYAAAPAAPLDAAQDKQWAAFAHLGGILWILPSLIIWLVFKDRGRLTNQEAKEALNWQITWIIAWVASQIIGVIIGSFTYGIGYLLFGLLIPWALYIINLVFSILGFVRVNSGGTYRYPVNFRFIK from the coding sequence ATGACCGACCCGAACCAGCCGACCGACCCTGCGGGTGGGGTTCCCCCGCAGCAGCCCGGCGGAGTTCCGCCCCAGCAGCCCTACTCCAACGTCCCTCCCCAGCAGCCGTACGGCCAGCCCGCCGGGCAGCAGCCGTACGCCGCCGCACCCGCCGCCCCGCTCGACGCCGCGCAGGACAAGCAGTGGGCCGCCTTCGCTCACCTCGGCGGCATCCTCTGGATCCTCCCGTCGCTGATCATCTGGCTCGTGTTCAAGGACCGCGGCCGCCTCACCAACCAGGAGGCCAAGGAGGCCCTCAACTGGCAGATCACGTGGATCATCGCCTGGGTGGCCTCGCAGATCATCGGCGTGATCATCGGCAGCTTCACCTACGGGATCGGCTACCTGCTGTTCGGCCTGCTCATCCCGTGGGCGCTGTACATCATCAACCTCGTGTTCTCGATCCTCGGCTTCGTCCGCGTGAACAGCGGAGGCACGTACCGCTACCCGGTGAACTTCCGCTTCATCAAGTAA
- a CDS encoding DUF4870 domain-containing protein, whose amino-acid sequence MSATPPPPPPQQPYGGGAQQLSPADEKLWATLVQIGGILFNWIPALIGYLVLKDRGPFVRAHTATALNFQITIFIAYVVGGLLSIVFIGIFVILAAWVLNIVFSIIAAVKANQGEYYTYPIAIRFVS is encoded by the coding sequence ATGTCCGCGACACCCCCGCCGCCGCCACCCCAGCAGCCTTACGGAGGCGGCGCGCAGCAGCTCAGCCCCGCCGACGAGAAGCTCTGGGCGACGCTCGTCCAGATCGGCGGTATCCTGTTCAACTGGATCCCGGCGCTCATCGGCTACCTGGTGCTGAAGGACCGCGGGCCGTTCGTCCGCGCCCACACCGCCACCGCGCTGAACTTCCAGATCACCATCTTCATCGCGTACGTCGTCGGCGGCCTGCTCTCGATCGTCTTCATCGGGATCTTCGTCATCCTCGCCGCGTGGGTGCTCAACATCGTGTTCAGCATCATCGCGGCCGTGAAGGCCAACCAGGGCGAGTACTACACGTACCCGATCGCCATCCGGTTCGTCAGCTAG